The following proteins are encoded in a genomic region of Sulfurovum indicum:
- a CDS encoding N-acetylmuramoyl-L-alanine amidase family protein — MKSLKYLLSIFGLLILTACMGPDRSSRLVVVDAGHGGHDCGAQCEGKQEKDLVLQLVHKLRNEFRSEGYQVYMTRGSDRFLTLGQRTQIADKKDADVFISIHANAIADKSRFEIVEGIETYFLQKTRDEKSQRIAARENAAVLQGADELSRSVIIDAVLNGPKIVESNKLAIDVQKNIMARVKSRYSDVKNGGVRPAPFYVLVGASRPSILVEVGYITNSKERERLFTSDYQERIAEGIVKGVNRYLDNREKELGI, encoded by the coding sequence GGCTTGTAGTGGTCGATGCAGGACACGGAGGACACGACTGTGGTGCACAGTGTGAAGGAAAACAGGAAAAGGACCTGGTACTTCAGCTGGTACATAAATTGCGAAACGAGTTCAGAAGTGAAGGGTACCAGGTCTATATGACAAGAGGAAGTGACCGCTTTTTGACATTGGGACAGCGTACACAGATTGCCGATAAAAAAGATGCTGATGTCTTCATCTCCATTCATGCCAATGCCATTGCAGATAAGAGCCGTTTTGAAATAGTAGAGGGAATTGAGACCTACTTCCTTCAAAAGACAAGGGATGAGAAGTCTCAGCGTATTGCAGCAAGAGAGAATGCTGCAGTACTGCAGGGTGCGGACGAACTGAGCAGGAGTGTGATTATCGATGCGGTACTCAACGGTCCTAAGATCGTAGAGTCCAATAAACTGGCTATAGATGTCCAAAAGAACATTATGGCAAGAGTGAAGTCAAGATATTCTGATGTAAAGAACGGTGGTGTCCGTCCTGCCCCGTTCTATGTACTTGTCGGTGCAAGCCGCCCTTCCATTCTTGTAGAAGTAGGATACATTACCAATTCCAAGGAAAGAGAGAGGCTTTTTACTTCTGACTATCAGGAACGCATTGCAGAGGGGATCGTTAAAGGTGTGAACCGTTATTTGGATAATCGGGAAAAGGAACTTGGAATTTAA
- the ppa gene encoding inorganic diphosphatase, with the protein MDITKIGPGECPDAVKAIIEVPLNSNIKYEIDKDSGAVEVDRVLYSAMHYPANYGFVANTLSDDGDPADVLVLCDYPLQAGSYIKCRLVGVLMTEDESGGDEKLLAVPTEKIDPTYAKIQDLADVPEHTLNRIKNFFETYKMLEPNKWVKVSGFKDKAAAAEILEKAIKNYK; encoded by the coding sequence ATGGATATTACTAAAATCGGACCGGGTGAATGTCCCGATGCAGTCAAAGCAATCATCGAAGTACCGCTTAACTCGAACATCAAATATGAGATCGATAAAGATTCGGGTGCTGTGGAGGTAGACAGAGTACTATACTCAGCAATGCACTACCCTGCAAACTACGGATTTGTTGCAAACACACTTTCTGATGACGGTGACCCCGCAGATGTACTCGTACTCTGCGATTATCCGCTTCAGGCAGGTTCATACATCAAATGCAGACTTGTCGGTGTGTTAATGACAGAAGATGAGTCTGGCGGAGACGAGAAACTGCTTGCAGTACCAACAGAAAAGATCGATCCTACCTATGCAAAGATCCAGGACCTTGCAGATGTACCTGAGCATACACTCAACCGTATCAAGAACTTCTTTGAAACATACAAAATGCTTGAGCCTAACAAATGGGTAAAAGTAAGCGGGTTCAAAGACAAAGCCGCTGCAGCAGAGATCCTTGAGAAAGCGATCAAGAACTACAAATAA
- a CDS encoding YtfJ family protein: MKKLIIGLACVLLSASAVEIGKVPVEVNIGGRDGGKTDGTVWNSSMLKGKVYVLFYVDPDEKDLNKALTQALKKRHFSRTKYGSVAVVNLAATWKPNMIIEALLKKKQKEFPDTLYVKDKNKVLVKQWGLADDNSDILVLDKKGKLIYKKYGKLSSDEIKEVLALIEKNL; encoded by the coding sequence ATGAAAAAACTGATTATAGGGTTGGCATGCGTTTTATTGAGCGCATCGGCTGTTGAAATTGGAAAGGTACCTGTAGAGGTAAATATTGGAGGCAGAGATGGGGGAAAAACAGATGGTACAGTCTGGAATTCATCCATGTTGAAAGGGAAGGTATACGTTCTTTTTTATGTAGATCCTGATGAAAAGGATCTGAACAAGGCATTGACACAGGCATTGAAAAAGCGTCACTTCAGCAGAACAAAATACGGTTCTGTTGCTGTAGTGAATCTTGCTGCAACATGGAAACCCAATATGATCATCGAGGCATTGTTGAAAAAGAAACAGAAGGAGTTTCCCGACACTCTCTATGTCAAGGACAAAAACAAAGTATTGGTTAAGCAGTGGGGGCTTGCTGATGACAATTCAGACATTTTAGTGCTTGATAAAAAAGGAAAGCTTATCTATAAAAAGTATGGAAAACTCTCTTCGGATGAAATAAAAGAGGTTCTTGCTTTGATTGAAAAGAATTTGTAG